A stretch of the Capsicum annuum cultivar UCD-10X-F1 chromosome 8, UCD10Xv1.1, whole genome shotgun sequence genome encodes the following:
- the LOC107879892 gene encoding probable inactive receptor kinase At2g26730, whose translation MGSSSLFKYYVVLLFIMRLCTLAVAKDGSPTGYHGTERDALMAIRAELNNPKLLQKNWTGLMCYMNNTPNWHGINCINGRVTGLVLENLGLRGKLKPNALVNLTQLQTLSFKNNSISGNLMDFSKNQNLKNLDLSGNIFDGEISPSLLTLNSLGSLQVQNNKLNGPIPGFNQSTLKVFNVSNNNLSGEIPNTIALQKFGPSSYLGNRYLCGLPFTNKTCSIKYNDSSSPSPSDDSHNESSKSSKSSMWTPILIVINVVGMVVLLFLVMYYFKKTKKLKKMLAKRDTRLTNVEKIETSKIEIAATSTETRSLESRSNMVSEVELEKGKLIILGSEINFELDDLLRASAEGLGKGNFGNCYKAMMVDGPTVVVKRLRDLKPLTNDEFVRQVRAIGDIKHPNLLPFLGYYNTKDEKLLLLKFAPNGSLYNRIHGGKGTRDRIPFRWSSRLSVARGVARALEHLHLNASSSKAAAVVPHGNLKSTNVLLDENDDVRVSDFGLTSLIALPIATQRMVSYRSPEYLASKKVSKKSDVWSFGCLLLELLTGRISSHSAPPGVTGADLCSWVHRAVREEWTAEIFDTEIAVQRSANSGRVRLLQVAIKCCDKSPEKRPEVSELLREVESISGTVLESEDEEDLSLPMTDDSIATDTPSR comes from the exons ATGGGTTCTTCTAGTCTCTTCAAGTACTATGTTGTCTTGCTTTTCATAATGAGATTATGTACCCTGGCCGTAGCCAAAGATGGTTCTCCTACAGGTTATCATGGCACAGAGAGGGACGCGCTTATGGCGATTAGAGCTGAACTCAACAATCCTAAATTGCTCCAAAAGAATTGGACAGGCCTCATGTGTTACATGAATAACACTCCAAATTGGCACGGTATTAACTGTATCAACGGTCGAGTCACTGGGCTTGTGCTAGAAAATCTTGGCCTTAGGGGAAAACTGAAGCCAAATGCACTCGTCAATCTCACTCAATTGCAGACACTTAGCTTCAAGAACAATTCCATATCAGGAAACTTGATGGACTTCTCCAAAAACCAAAATCTGAAGAACCTTGATTTATCCGGTAACatatttgatggagaaatttcACCTTCTCTTCTAACACTAAATTCCTTAGGGTCATTGCAGGTACAGAACAACAAATTGAATGGTCCAATTCCCGGTTTTAATCAGTCAACTTTAAAAGTTTTCAATGTCTCGAACAATAATCTTTCTGGTGAAATTCCAAACACAATCGCTCTTCAAAAGTTTGGTCCTTCCTCGTACTTAGGTAACAGATATTTATGTGGTCTTCCTTTTACTAACAAAACTTGCTCCATCAAGTACAATGATTCATCTTCTCCGAGTCCAAGTGATGATTCACATAATGAATCTTCAAAGAGTTCAAAATCATCCATGTGGACACCAATCTTGATAGTAATCAACGTTGTGGGCATGGTTGTACTTTTATTTCTTGTCATGTACtacttcaagaaaacaaaaaagctTAAGAAAATGCTGGCAAAAAGGGATACAAGATTAACGAATGTTGAAAAAATCGAGACTAGCAAAATTGAGATCGCCGCGACATCAACAGAAACCAGGAGCCTGGAATCAAGAAGTAATATGGTATCAGAAGTTGAATTAGAGAAGGGAAAATTGATAATACTAGGAAgtgaaataaattttgaattagatgatttactgagagcatcagcaGAAGGTTTGGGAAAAGGAAATTTCGGAAATTGTTACAAGGCAATGATGGTAGATGGACCAACTGTTGTGGTGAAACGTTTGAGGGATTTGAAACCTTTGACAAATGATGAATTTGTGAGACAAGTAAGAGCTATTGGTGATATCAAACATCCTAATTTGTTGCCATTTCTTGGTTATTATAATACAAAGGATGAGAAGCTGCTTCTTTTGAAATTTGCACCCAACGGAAGCTTGTACAACCGCATTCATG GAGGAAAAGGGACGAGAGATAGGATTCCATTTCGATGGAGCTCAAGATTATCAGTTGCTCGTGGTGTCGCTCGAGCACTAGAACATCTACACCTGAATGCCAGCTCCTCCAAAGCTGCCGCAGTTGTTCCCCATGGCAACCTCAAGTCCACCAACGTtttacttgatgaaaatgatgatgTCCGTGTCTCTGACTTTGGTCTCACTTCCCTTATTGCCCTTCCCATCGCTACTCAACGTATGGTTTCCTATCGATCACCCGAATATCTGGCTTCCAAGAAAGTGTCCAAGAAATCTGACGTCTGGAGCTTTGGCTGCCTTCTCCTGGAACTGTTAACAG GTAGAATTTCTTCACATTCTGCTCCCCCGGGAGTCACCGGTGCGGACCTCTGCAGTTGGGTTCATAGAGCCGTCCGAGAAGAATGGACGGCTGAGATATTCGACACGGAAATAGCTGTTCAGAGAAGTGCCAACTCAGGGAGGGTACGGTTGCTGCAAGTTGCAATAAAGTGTTGTGACAAATCTCCGGAAAAAAGACCGGAGGTAAGTGAGCTTTTGAGGGAAGTGGAAAGTATTAGCGGTACGGTACTTGAATCGGAAGATGAAGAAGATCTATCCTTGCCCATGACAGATGATTCCATAGCAACTGACACTCCGTCTCGATAA